ACGAGGCGTTCGCCGCCCGGCTCGGACTCGTCACCCTGCACGGCCCGATGGCCGCCGGGATCGACTTCGTCACGCACGCGCGCGCCCAGGAACACCTGAGAGCCACCCTGTTCGCACCGGAGACGGTCCGCACGATCCGCTCGGCCACCGGCCGCGCCCTGGTGCCGGGCCGGGCGCGGGGCGTGCTGTCCGGCGGCTGTCTGTGCCTGCTCGCGGCGGAGCTCGGCACCCCGCACGCCCGGCGCACGGCGCGCGGCGGGCTGCTCTGCCTGGAGGACGTGGGGGAGGAGACGTACCGCCTGGACCGCTGTCTCACCCAGCTCCTGCGGGCCGGCGTCCTCGACGGGGTGCGCGGCGTGCTGCTCGGCTCCTGGGAGGGGTGCGGCCCGTACGACCGGGTGCGGGACCTGCTCGCCGACCGGCTGGGCGGGCTCGGGGTACCGGTGGCGGAGGAGTTCGGCTTCGGGCACTGCGCGGGCGCGCTGACCGTCCCCTTCGGGGTGGCGGCCGAACTCGACGCCGGGGCCGGGACGCTGACGCTCGACGAGCCGGCCCTGCGCTGACCAGCACCCGCCGGCCGCCCCGGGGGCGTCTCGCGCCGCTGCCGGTGCGGTCACGGGGACACGAGCCGGCCGGCGGGGGCGGTCGCGCCTCGCGGGGCTTCCACGACGAGGCGCACATCGCGTGTCCGGCCGCATGGGGTGACGTCGTGATCATCGACGGCGAACGGGTCGGCCGGGCACCTGCGCACGGGGGCGGCTCCCGGTCCGGCCGTGTCCCCCGTACGACGGCGCACCCCCACGGAACGTTCAGCGCCGGCGCGGTGTCACGCCGGGCGGGGTGCGGTCGCCGTGCGGGGTGCGGTCCGCGGACCCATGCTGGTGCCATGAGCCCGAAGACCAGCGGTGCCGGCCGGGACGTCCCGGCCTGCCCGTCGTAGGCTGGTGCGATGCCGCACACCAGCTCCCGCTACCTCGCCGAAGGCCCCCGGGTGGGCATACGCCACTTCACGCACCGGGACGGCGCCGAGTTCGTCGCGCGCGTCCGGGAGAGCAAGGACCTGCACCACCCGTGGCTCTTCCCGCCGGACAGCATCCAGGCGTACGAGGCCTACGCCGGCCGGCTGATCGACGACCCGGCGAGGGCCGGGTTCCTCGTCTGCGAGCTGGACGGCCCGGCCGGGCCGGGGGCGATCGCCGGGTTCATCAACATCAACAACATCGTCGGCGGCGGCTTCCAGTGCGGTGCCCTCGGCTACGGCGCCTTCGCGCACGCCGCCGGCCGCGGGCTGATGCGGGAGGGCCTGGACCTGGTGGTGGGCCACGCGTTCGGACCGATGCGGCTGCACCGGCTGGAGATCAACGTGCAGCCGGGGAACACCGCCTCCATCAACCTGGCGAAGGCCGCGGGCTTCCGGCGCGAGGGCTTCTCCCCGAAGATGCTGTTCATCGACGGGGCCTGGCGCGATCACGAGCGCTGGGCGCTCACCGCCGAGATGCGCGACGCCGGTTGACCTTCATCGTGTCCAGGTCCGTGACGGTGGACCTCAGGCCCGTGAAACCGTAGCCGAGCCGCCTCAGCGCGGACTCGGCGCGGTCCTCCGCGATCGCCGCCGCCATCTCCTCGCCGTCGGCGGCGTCCGACACCACGACGAACCGCATCGAGAAGTGCTTCAGCGGCGACGGCTCGTACGTCAGCGAACCCTCCTCGGTGAACCGCATGCTCGCCAGTCCGTGCTCACCGGCCCCGGCCCGCAGCCGCGCCCGGGCCGCCTCGGTCAGCCCGTCCCAGGTGCCGCGCACGATCACCCGGTACGTGTGCCGCTCGCTCATCTCTTCCTCCCGCTCGGCCGATTCCGGTTGAAGGGCCGACTGTACGTCGCCGACGATGGACCCCATGCGGAATATCGTGGTGGTCGACGCCCCCTCCAACCTGGGCCTGCGCCCGCCCGCCCCCGGCACCGTGCCCGGCTGCTACAAGCTCGCCGGGGCCCTGCGGGAGCAGCGGATCGTCCAGCGGCTGGGCGCTCTGGAAGGCGGAGTGGTGGTGCCCCCGCGCTACGACCGGGGCGACTGGCAGGAGGGCGACGGCGTCTTCAACGCCGCCGCCCTCGCCGCGTACACCCGCAGACTGGCCGACCGTGTCGAGCACCACGTCCGCGCCGGCGACTTCCCCGTCGTGCTCGGCGGCGACTGCTCCATCCAGCTCGGCGCCTCGCTCGCGCTGCGCCGCCTGGGCCGGTACGGGCTGGTCGCGGTCGACGCCTCACCCGACTTCCGGCACCCCGGCAACTCGGACCGGATCGGCGCGGCGGGCGGCGAGGAGGTCGCGCTGGCCACCGGACGCGGACAGGAGGACCTCACCGACCTGGAGGGGCTGAAGCCCTACCTGCGCGACGAGGACGTGCGGTTCTTCGGCATCCGTGACGCGTTCCGCGACGACGAGGACTGCCGCGAACTCGCCGCGCTGAAGGTCCCCGTGGTGACCGTGGGCGACCTGCGGGAGTGGGGCGCGGACGCGCTCGCCCGGGCGGCCGCGCAGTCCTTCGCGTTTCCCGGACTGGCCGGATTCTGGGTCCACCTGGACGCCGACGTCCTGGACCCGGGCGTGATGCCCGCCGTGGACAGCCCCGACGCCGACGGACTCCAGCCCGGTGAACTCGTCGACCTGCTGCGCCCGTTGCTGTCCTCCCCGCTCTGCGTCGGCTTCAACGTCACCATCTACGACCCCGACCTCGACCCGGACGGCACGGCCGGGGCGCTGCTCACCGACATCGTCGTGAACGCCTTCGCCCGCTCCTGACCGGCAGGCCCCGGTGCGGCGCGCCCCGCGCCGGGGCCGCTGACCGCCCGCCACGACTCCCGGAGGCGCCCGCCCGCCCCGTGACGGTGCGTTACCCGCGACCCGCGCCGGGTACCCGGCGGCCATGGACCGCTTGGAGCATCTGGACAAACACCTCGCCGACGAGCTGGCACAGGTGGCGCGCGAGACCATCCGCGACGAACTGCGGCGGCAGACCCGCAAGCAGCGCCGTACGGCCATGCTGTACGCCGCGTCCGGCACCGTCGCGCTCTACGCGGGCGCCGCCCTCTCGCTCGCCGTCGGCCTCGCCCTCGCGCTGGCGATGCCCGACTGGGCCGCCGCGCTGATCACCGCGGCGCTGCTCGCCGTCGTCGCCTACGCGCTGCGCGGCGCCGCCCGGCCCAAGCACCCGTCGACGCACCACGCCGACGGCGGGCACGGGACCGGCGCCACCCCGCCCGGCGGCCCCGGCACGGGCATCCCGCCGATGCCGCAGGTCGCCCCGGGCGTCCCGGGTGCGGCCGGTGCGGCGACCGGCG
Above is a genomic segment from Streptomyces glaucescens containing:
- a CDS encoding S66 peptidase family protein; this encodes MKELLRPRRLAPGAKVAVVAPSGPVPEERLRAGVDVLRGWGLDPVVAPHALARHVDLPYLAGADADRAADLQAAWCDPSVDAVLCARGGYGVQRMVDLLDWEALRAAGPKVLVGFSDVTALHEAFAARLGLVTLHGPMAAGIDFVTHARAQEHLRATLFAPETVRTIRSATGRALVPGRARGVLSGGCLCLLAAELGTPHARRTARGGLLCLEDVGEETYRLDRCLTQLLRAGVLDGVRGVLLGSWEGCGPYDRVRDLLADRLGGLGVPVAEEFGFGHCAGALTVPFGVAAELDAGAGTLTLDEPALR
- a CDS encoding GNAT family N-acetyltransferase, with translation MPHTSSRYLAEGPRVGIRHFTHRDGAEFVARVRESKDLHHPWLFPPDSIQAYEAYAGRLIDDPARAGFLVCELDGPAGPGAIAGFININNIVGGGFQCGALGYGAFAHAAGRGLMREGLDLVVGHAFGPMRLHRLEINVQPGNTASINLAKAAGFRREGFSPKMLFIDGAWRDHERWALTAEMRDAG
- a CDS encoding DUF6204 family protein; its protein translation is MSERHTYRVIVRGTWDGLTEAARARLRAGAGEHGLASMRFTEEGSLTYEPSPLKHFSMRFVVVSDAADGEEMAAAIAEDRAESALRRLGYGFTGLRSTVTDLDTMKVNRRRASRR
- a CDS encoding arginase family protein, whose translation is MRNIVVVDAPSNLGLRPPAPGTVPGCYKLAGALREQRIVQRLGALEGGVVVPPRYDRGDWQEGDGVFNAAALAAYTRRLADRVEHHVRAGDFPVVLGGDCSIQLGASLALRRLGRYGLVAVDASPDFRHPGNSDRIGAAGGEEVALATGRGQEDLTDLEGLKPYLRDEDVRFFGIRDAFRDDEDCRELAALKVPVVTVGDLREWGADALARAAAQSFAFPGLAGFWVHLDADVLDPGVMPAVDSPDADGLQPGELVDLLRPLLSSPLCVGFNVTIYDPDLDPDGTAGALLTDIVVNAFARS
- a CDS encoding phage holin family protein; translated protein: MDRLEHLDKHLADELAQVARETIRDELRRQTRKQRRTAMLYAASGTVALYAGAALSLAVGLALALAMPDWAAALITAALLAVVAYALRGAARPKHPSTHHADGGHGTGATPPGGPGTGIPPMPQVAPGVPGAAGAATGAPGTGVPGPGTVAPGRMSAPAPRADDVDPENPQYRA